The window CTCCAGCGCGTGGAACTCGCCGGTGCCGCAGGCGACGAAGACTCCGCCGGGTCCGGCGGCCAGCCCTTGCTCCAGGTGCGTGGTGAACATGTCCAAGTCGACCGCACCCGCGGCGTCGAACGGCGTTACGGGGAAGAACAACACCCGGTCGAGCATCTGCACCGGAACTCCAGGGTTCATGTATGTGAACGTCGGTCATACTTGCGAACTGTGGGGCGGAACCGTAAGACTGCCCACACCCGGTGTCAAGCAGGGGTGTCCGCCGGGTTTCGCGAAGGAAACGCAACGAGGAGAACCGATGACAGTCAGTGAGGCGAGCGGGGGGCCGCGTCCGGACTCGGTGAAGTCGGCGGCCAGGACGATCGACATCCTGGAGCTGCTGGCCGGGTCCGAGCGGAGGCTCACCCTCAGCGAACTGCAGCGCAAACTCGACGTGCCGAAGTCCAGCCTGCACGGCCTGCTGCGCACCCTGGTGGCGCGCGGCTGGGTGGAGACCGACGAGCGCGGGACCGGCTACAGCGTCGGCCTGAGCGCGCTGCGGGCGGGCGCGACCTTCCTCGACCGCGACCCGGTGGTGCAGGTCGCCAGCGCGGTGCTGGCCCGGCTGCGCCGCCAGCTCGACGAGACCGTCCACTTGGCACGGCTCGACGGGCCGGACATGGTCTACCTGGCCAGCCGCGAGTCCCAGCACCACCTGCGGGTCACCTCGCGCATCGGCAGGCGGCTGCCCGCGCACGCCACCTCGCTCGGCAAGGCCGTGCTGTCGACCATCGACGAGGTCGAGGTCGCCACGATCCTGCCCGCGAAGCTGATCGCCCTGACCCCGGACACCGTCACCGACCACGACGAGCTGCGCGCCGAACTGGCCGAGGCCCGGGTGCGCGGCTGGGCGTTCGAGCAGGGACAGAACACCCCCGGCCTGACCTGCTACGCGACGGCCATTCCCAACCTGCCCACGGTCGACGCGATCAGCTGCTCCATCCCGCAGTCGCGGATCAGCGACGACCACGAACGAGAGGTGGTGGAGGCGCTCATGGCCGCCGCCGACGAGATCGCCCAACTGTGCCGAGCGAGGTCTCCCCGATGAACCTGCTGATCACCGGCGCCGCGGGCGGCGTCGCCACGATGCTGCGACCCCGGCTGGCCCGCCCGGACCGGGTGCTGCGGCTGCTCGACATCGCCCCGGTCACCCCAGGCGCGGGCGAGGAGGCGGTGACCGCGTCGGTCACCGATCTCGACGCCATGACCGAGGCCTGCCGGGGCATGGACGCGGTGCTGCACCTGGGCGGGCTGAGCACCGAGCACGCGTGGGACGACATCGCCGCGGTCAACATCGACGGCACGTACCGGGTGTTCGAGGCCGCCCGCCGGGCCGGGGTCCCGCGCGTGGTCTTCGCCAGCAGCAACCACGCCGTGGGGTTCCACCCGAACGACGGCGCCGAGGCCCCCGACTACGGCTTTCCCCGCCCGGACACGTTCTACGGCGTCAGCAAAGTCGCCGGGGAGGCGCTCGGCAGCCTGTACCACGACCGCTACGGGCTCGACGTGGTCTGCCTGCGCATCGGCTCGTGCTTCGAGCGGCCTTCCACGGATCGGATGCTCGCGACCTGGCTTTCTCCGGACGACTGCGCCCGGTTGGTCGAGGCCGCCTTGAGCGCGCCCTCACCGGGTTTCCGTGTGGTGTGGGGGATTTCGGCGAACACCCGGGCGTGGTGGTCGCTTGCGGAGGCCCGCTCGCTGGGCTACGAGCCGCAAGACAACGCCGAGGACTACGCGGGCGAGGTCACCGTGGAGGCCGACGAGTACGACAGGTTCCTGGGCGGGGCGTTCTGCTCGCCCAAGCTGGATCAGGGAGGACGTTCATGAGCGCCGTGCAGGGCTTTGACCCGCGCACCGCCGCACCTGTCGGGGAACCGGTGCCCGCCACGGCTGCTGCTGAAGTCGACGCGGTCGTGGCCGCGGCGAGCCGGACCTGGGCCGACACGTCGCCTGCCGACCGGGCGCTCGCGCTCGACGCGGTGGCGGACGCGCTCGACGCGGACTGCGCGCGGCTGGTCGAGATCGCGGACGCGGAGACCGCGCTCGGTGTCCCCCGGCTCACCGGGGAGGTCGGGCGGACCACGGGCCAGCTGCGGATGTTCGCCTCGCTGCTGCGGACTGGTGCACATCTGAACGTGGTGTTCTCCCCAGGTCCACCGGATGTGCGGCGGACCCGCCAGGCGATCGGGCCGGTGGCGGTGTTCTCGGCGAGCAACTTCCCGTTCGCCTTCTCCGTCGCCGGTGGGGACACAGCGTCCGCGCTGGCCGCGGGCTGCCCGGTCGTGGTGAAGGCGCACGAGGCGCACCCGCGTACCTCCCTGGCCGTCGCCGAGATCCTGCGTCGGACCCTGCCCGAGGGCGTGTTCGCGCTGGTCACGGGCCGGGAGGCGGGGACGGCGCTGGTCCGGCATCCGGGGATTCGCGCGGTCGGGTTCACCGGGTCGCTCGCGGGCGGCCGGGCGCTGTTCGACCTCGCCCAGGGCAGGCCGGACCCGATTCCGTTCTACGGCGAACTGGGCAGCGTGAACCCTGTGGTGGTTCTGCCCGGCGCTTCGGGCGTTGCCGAGGGCTACGCCGCTTCCCTGACGCTTGGGGCGGGACAGTTCTGCACGAACCCGGGTCTGCTGTTCGTCCCGGATGACGCCGTGCTGCTCGATGAGATCGCCCAGGCGGTCGGCGGCACGACCGCGGGCCCGTTGCTCAGCCCCGGAATCCACCGCTCCTATGTGGACCACACGGCCGCCGGCCCCGCGCGGGTGCTGGCGACTGGGACCGCGGGCGAAGGCGCCTGGGCGGTGGCACCGGTCGTGTTCGCCACGGACGCGGCGGATTTCGTCGCCCGGGCCGAGTCGCTCACCGAGGAAACCTTCGGCCCCAGCGGTCTCGTGGTCACCTACCGGGACCTCGACACCCTGCTCGCCGCGCTGGAAGCGTTGCCCGGCAGCCTGACCGGCTCCGTGCACGCGGGCGCAGACGACTCCGCGACGCTGAAGGTCGCGGCGATCCTGCGCACCCGCGTCGGCAGGCTCGTCCACAACGGCTGGCCCACCGGCGTCGCCGTCTGCTGGGCCATGCACCACGGCGGGCCTTGGCCCGCTTCGACCGCCCCCGCACACACATCCGTCGGCACGGCCGCCATTGACCGCTGGCTCGTGCCGATCGCCTACCAGGACTGGCCGGAGCACCTGCTGCCGCCGGAACTGCGCACCGACAACCCCCTCGGCTTTCCCCGAACCGTTCAAGGATAAGGAAAACACCATGGCCACAGTCGAGTACCGGGCCGCCACCCGGCTCTACCCGGGCACCGAGACCCCCGCCGTGCAAGACCTCGACCTGAACATCCGCGACGGCGAGTTCATGGTGCTGGTCGGCCCGTCCGGCTCGGGCAAGTCCACCGCCCTGCGCATGCTGGCGGGCCTCGAAGCCGTCGACGGCGGTGAGATCCACATCGGCGACACCGACGTGACCCACGCGCAGCCCAAGGACCGCGACATCGCGATGGTGTTCCAGAACTACGCGCTGTACCCGCACATGACCGTGCGGCAGAACATCGGGTTCCACTTGAAGATCGCCAAGGTGGGTCGCGCCGAGATCGACCGCAAGGTCGACGAGGCCGCGCGGCTGCTGGACCTGGAGCCGTACCTGGACCGCAAGCCCGCCAAGCTGTCCGGTGGCCAGCGCCAACGGGTCGCCATGGGCCGGGCGATCGTGCGTGAGCCGCGGGTGTTCTGTATGGACGAGCCACTGTCCAACCTGGACGCGAAACTGCGGGTGCAGACGCGCACCCAGATCGCGTCACTGCAGCGCAGGCTCGGGGTCACCACGATTTACGTGAC is drawn from Actinokineospora alba and contains these coding sequences:
- a CDS encoding IclR family transcriptional regulator, which translates into the protein MTVSEASGGPRPDSVKSAARTIDILELLAGSERRLTLSELQRKLDVPKSSLHGLLRTLVARGWVETDERGTGYSVGLSALRAGATFLDRDPVVQVASAVLARLRRQLDETVHLARLDGPDMVYLASRESQHHLRVTSRIGRRLPAHATSLGKAVLSTIDEVEVATILPAKLIALTPDTVTDHDELRAELAEARVRGWAFEQGQNTPGLTCYATAIPNLPTVDAISCSIPQSRISDDHEREVVEALMAAADEIAQLCRARSPR
- a CDS encoding NAD-dependent epimerase/dehydratase family protein; amino-acid sequence: MNLLITGAAGGVATMLRPRLARPDRVLRLLDIAPVTPGAGEEAVTASVTDLDAMTEACRGMDAVLHLGGLSTEHAWDDIAAVNIDGTYRVFEAARRAGVPRVVFASSNHAVGFHPNDGAEAPDYGFPRPDTFYGVSKVAGEALGSLYHDRYGLDVVCLRIGSCFERPSTDRMLATWLSPDDCARLVEAALSAPSPGFRVVWGISANTRAWWSLAEARSLGYEPQDNAEDYAGEVTVEADEYDRFLGGAFCSPKLDQGGRS
- a CDS encoding aldehyde dehydrogenase (NADP(+)), which encodes MSAVQGFDPRTAAPVGEPVPATAAAEVDAVVAAASRTWADTSPADRALALDAVADALDADCARLVEIADAETALGVPRLTGEVGRTTGQLRMFASLLRTGAHLNVVFSPGPPDVRRTRQAIGPVAVFSASNFPFAFSVAGGDTASALAAGCPVVVKAHEAHPRTSLAVAEILRRTLPEGVFALVTGREAGTALVRHPGIRAVGFTGSLAGGRALFDLAQGRPDPIPFYGELGSVNPVVVLPGASGVAEGYAASLTLGAGQFCTNPGLLFVPDDAVLLDEIAQAVGGTTAGPLLSPGIHRSYVDHTAAGPARVLATGTAGEGAWAVAPVVFATDAADFVARAESLTEETFGPSGLVVTYRDLDTLLAALEALPGSLTGSVHAGADDSATLKVAAILRTRVGRLVHNGWPTGVAVCWAMHHGGPWPASTAPAHTSVGTAAIDRWLVPIAYQDWPEHLLPPELRTDNPLGFPRTVQG
- a CDS encoding ABC transporter ATP-binding protein; protein product: MATVEYRAATRLYPGTETPAVQDLDLNIRDGEFMVLVGPSGSGKSTALRMLAGLEAVDGGEIHIGDTDVTHAQPKDRDIAMVFQNYALYPHMTVRQNIGFHLKIAKVGRAEIDRKVDEAARLLDLEPYLDRKPAKLSGGQRQRVAMGRAIVREPRVFCMDEPLSNLDAKLRVQTRTQIASLQRRLGVTTIYVTHDQVEAMTMGDRVAILKDGKLQQCDTPRNVFDRPRNLFVAGFMGSPAMNLIPLHAHDWTVEFAGTRIDLTPAQRAAATSRDITVGVRPEGLRIAGAREGQQVMVEMVEELGSDSYLYTTTNGDTAHPIVVRAGARDVPMRGSTIGLQVQRSDVHLFDTATGERLPD